From the genome of Ziziphus jujuba cultivar Dongzao chromosome 6, ASM3175591v1, one region includes:
- the LOC107431214 gene encoding protein LURP-one-related 5 has translation MGSSAHDVPLGVLNIGLCLPNFGSIAESHGNSVLMMFSIGFTTLKKEVHPSSDNKCQEDVLLKEIRPGVQVHNKEEVEDHDHDHGAAPAAESHVSVLTVWKRSSMSFQGTDGFTVFDDHGRLAYRVDNYSRKRGGGLVLMDGAGRALLTLRPQVLSMQYQWNAYRGETEDGFGTSSRRKSTSSIMMSGKVFSMRRRRRSSGSVFFHSGNNDEEAEVFLHGGSPLITKEKGDETSSSSPSSSSIPDFRIGGCFRRRNCIITCGRTGQLVAKIARKKVNSTILLGDDVFSLAVQPGFHIDLIMAFVIILDRICGKPYAPVLCS, from the exons ATGGGCAGTTCGGCCCACGACGTACCTCTAGGGGTACTCAACATTGGATTGTGCCTGCCTAACTTTGGATCCATTGCCGAATCTCATGGAAACAGCGTATTGATGATGTTTTCTATCGGATTCACGACATTGAAAAAGGA GGTACACCCTTCTTCTGATAACAAATGCCAAGAAGACGTGTTGTTGAAGGAAATTAGACCAGGAGTACAAGTTCATAATAAGGAGGAGGTGGAAGATCACGATCATGACCATGGTGCGGCTCCGGCGGCAGAGTCTCATGTGTCTGTGCTGACAGTGTGGAAGAGGTCGAGCATGAGCTTTCAGGGGACTGATGGATTCACTGTTTTTGACGACCATGGAAGATTGGCTTACCGAGTAGACAACTATTCAAGGAAAAGAGGAGGCGGCCTTGTCCTCATGGACGGAGCTGGCAGGGCCTTACTTACTCTTAGACCTCAG GTACTGAGCATGCAATACCAATGGAATGCATACAGAGGAGAAACAGAAGATGGATTTGGAACGAGTAGTCGACGCAAAAGTACTAGTAGCATCATGATGAGTGGCAAAGTATTCTCAatgagaaggagaaggagaagcAGTGGATCAGTGTTTTTTCACAGTGGCAACAATGATGAAGAGGCAGAGGTGTTCCTGCATGGAGGATCTCCattaataacaaaagaaaaaggtgaTGAAACATCATCGTCAtcgccatcatcatcatcaataccAGATTTCAGGATTGGTGGGTGTTTTAGGAGGAGGAATTGCATCATCACATGTGGGAGGACGGGACAACTGGTGGCAAAAATTGCAAGGAAGAAAGTAAACAGTACAATCTTGCTTGGGGATGATGTGTTTAGCTTAGCAGTACAACCTGGATTTCACATTGACCTAATTATGgcctttgttattattttggatcgAATCTGTGGCAAGCCTTATGCTCCAGTTTTGTGTTCTTGA
- the LOC107431427 gene encoding ethanolamine-phosphate cytidylyltransferase yields the protein MGSDSGYSETNQYWTKFVAKCLIGGVVVALSASVLASYNGAQVPLGIQWRKKKKKPVRVYMDGCFDMMHYGHCNALRQARALGDQLVVGVVSDAEIIVNKGPPVTPLNERMIMVNAVKWVDEVIPDAPYAITEEFMRKLFDEYDIDYIIHGDDPCVLPDGTDAYALAKKAGRFKHIKRTEGVSSTDIVGRMLLCVRERTINETQTHASLQRQFSHGHGQKFEEGGSGSGTRISHFLPTSRRIVQFSNGKGPGQDARIVYIDGAFDLFHAGHVEILRLARELGDFLLVGIHTDQTVSASRGAHRPIMNLHERSLSVLACRYVDEVIIGAPWEVSRDMITTFNISLVVHGTIAESSDFKKEDGNPYAVPISMGIFKVLDSPLDITTTTIIRRIVSNHEAYQKRNEKKSESEKRYYADKTYVSGD from the exons ATGGGTTCCGATTCGGGGTATTCTGAGACCAACCAGTACTGGACGAAATTTGTGGCCAAGTGCTTGATAGGAGGCGTCGTGGTCGCCTTGAGCGCCTCGGTTTTGGCTTCCTACAATGGCGCCCAGGTCCCGCTGGGAATTCagtggaggaagaagaagaagaaacccgTGCGCGTTTACATGGATGGTTGCTTCGATATGATGCACTACGGCCATTGCAACGCTCTCCGTCAGGCTCGTGCCCTGGGTGATCAGTTGGTTGTGGGCGTTGTCAGCGACGCCGAGATTATCGTCAATAAGGGGCCCCCTGTAACTCCTCTCAATGAAAG aatgaTTATGGTTAATGCTGTGAAATGGGTCGATGAGGTTATTCCGGATGCCCCTTATGCCATAACCGAAGAGTTCATGAGGAAGCTATTTGATGAGTACGATATAGACTATATCATTCATGGGGATGATCCTTGCGTTCTTCCTGATGGGACTGATGCATATGCGCTCGCCAAGAAGGCTGGTCGCTTCAAGCATATCAAGCGGACTGAAGGAGTCTCTAGCACCGACATTGTTG GTCGTATGCTTCTCTGTGTAAGAGAAAGAACTATTAATGAGACTCAAACCCATGCTTCCTTGCAAAGACAATTTAGCCATGGTCACGGCCAGAAATTCGAAGAGGGTGGATCTGGAAGTGGAACTCGCATATCACATTTTCTGCCAACTTCTCGCAGAATTGTTCAGTTCTCCAATGGGAAG GGGCCTGGACAAGATGCTCGCATAGTTTATATAGACGGTGCATTTGATCTTTTTCATGCAGGACATGTGGAG ATTTTGAGGCTTGCTCGGGAGCTTGGAGATTTTCTTCTTGTGGGGATACACACTGATCAGACTGTCAG TGCTAGTAGGGGAGCACATCGCCCAATTATGAATCTCCATGAAAGAAGCCTTAGTGTTTTGGCTTGCCGCTATGTAGATGAAGTGATAATTGGTGCTCCATGGGAAGTGTCTAGAGACATG ATAACAACGTTTAATATTTCATTAGTTGTGCATGGGACAATAGCAGAGAGTAGCGATTTTAAGAAG GAAGATGGAAATCCGTATGCTGTTCCGATCAGTATGGGTATCTTTAAAGTTCTGGATAGTCCTTTAGACATTACAACGACAACGATAATTAGGAGGATTGTGTCCAATCATGAAGCTTACCAG AAACGAAATGAAAAGAAGTCAGAAAGCGAGAAAAGATATTACGCGGATAAGACTTATGTTTCCGGTGATTGA
- the LOC107431221 gene encoding uncharacterized protein LOC107431221, translated as MASTEGLVPITRTFLASFYDKYPFAPLSDDVSRLSSQIRSIANDLLTYLPPSQGDSILIQEADSEPPHKIDENLWKNREHIEEILFLLERSHWPSALQQQSTPDDAELAKVFGQLKHKFQNILKILESFQAKNSERVFNTVMTYMPQDFRGTLIRQQRDRSERNKLAEVEALVNSGGSIHDRYALLWKQQMERRRQLAQLGSATGVYKTLVKYLVGVPQVLLDFIRQINDDDGPMEEQRQRYGPPLYSLTSMVLFIRLLLFLAWGRFEVGKLNKQQVAVLEQGVNVYTIEFERFLRFISEVFANSPFFISAEVAGAIEARKNDDFKEITVPAGKTFEVSLSVDMINSYIAWDFSLVQGKVNLDIGFSVEYADPSGVKTLILPYKRYESDQGNFCTIMAGSYKLIWDNSYSTFFKKVIRYKVDCIPPVVEPVTSATPTEG; from the exons ATGGCGTCAACGGAGGGGCTGGTGCCTATAACTAGGACTTTCCTGGCTTCTTTCTACGACAAGTACCCTTTTGCCCCTCTCTCTGACGACGTCTCTCGCCTTTCCTCTCAGATTCGCTCTATCGCTAACGATTTGCTCACTTATCTTCCACCCTCTCaag GTGATAGCATATTGATCCAAGAAGCAGACAGTGAACCTCCCCATAAAATCGATGAGAACTTGTGGAAGAATCGAGAACATATTGAAGAGATTCTATTTTTACTTGAAAGATCTCATTGGCCATCAGCT CTCCAGCAGCAATCAACACCGGATGATGCTGAACTTGCTAAAGTTTTTGGACAACTCAAACAtaaatttcaaaacattttgAAGATTTTGGAGTCATTCCAAGCTAAGAATTCCGAGCGCGTGTTCAATACAG TTATGACGTACATGCCTCAAGATTTTCGGGGAACACTCATCAGACAACAAAGAGATCGTTCGGAGAGGAACAAGCTGGCGGAGGTAGAGGCTTTGGTTAACTCAGGAGGAAGCATACATGATCGATATGCTCTCCTTTGGAAACAACAAATGGAGAG GAGGAGACAGTTAGCTCAGCTTGGTTCAGCTACAGGTGTCTACAAAACCCTTGTGAAGTATTTGGTGGGGGTTCCCCAG gttttattagattttattcGCCAAATAAATGATGACGATGG GCCGATGGAAGAACAACGACAACGCTACGGACCACCTTTATACAGCCTTACGTCAATGGTGCTTTTTATTCGACTCTTGCTCTTTTTGGCTTGGGGGCGGTTTGAGGTTGGCAAATT AAACAAGCAACAGGTAGCTGTCTTGGAGCAAGGTGTTAATGTTTACACAATTGAGTTTGAAAGATTCTTAAGGTTCATTAG TGAGGTCTTTGCGAATTCCCCCTTCTTTATCTCAGCAGAGGTTGCTGGTGCTATAGAGGCAAG GAAAAATGATGACTTCAAAGAAATAACTGTTCCAGCCGGAAAAACGTTTGAG GTATCGTTGTCAGTGGACATGATAAATTCTTATATTGCTTGGGATTTCTCACTCGTGCAAGGCAAGGTGAACCTG gATATTGGATTTAGTGTGGAGTATGCTGATCCTTCTGGGGTAAAAACT CTAATATTACCTTATAAGCGTTACGAGTCTGATCAA GGCAACTTCTGCACAATCATGGCTGGAAGCTATAAATTGATATGGGACAATTCATATTCGACTTTCTTTAAAAAG GTGATACGATATAAGGTGGATTGTATACCTCCAGTTGTGGAGCCAGTTACATCTGCAACTCCAACGGAAGGATGA